The genomic region atacttccttgcagttccttgagaagacgacccgaggtttgaatactcggttatcaatttcaaaagggttttgttacttgtgacaaccaaaacgtttgtaagaaaggttgattgcttggaaattttaaattttataaatttttttttgaaagaaaaataataaaataatatttaaataaaattaaaattaaaacgcctaatctaaaaaatcaaacaactaaaagttgttaatcacagtcaattccctggcaacggcgccaaaaatttggtgcggtatttgtaactcactaacttaccggcaagtgtatcgggttgtaccaagtaataccttacgtgagtaagggtcgatcccatgaggattgatggattaagcaacaatacgtttgataggattagttagaaaaacagaaaatagtgtttggaagttcaaaagcattaaacagtaaatttagaatattaaagataggcagataaataagttgggaataaaatattgaggaggtagttaaggtttcagagttatctattttctggattgacttttcttattaactattttaatcatgcaagatttaattcatgacaaactatttgtgactagaccctaatttcttagaccttcctagtctcctctaaaattcaccaactgccaattccttggtcaattaatttcaattagagggtgatgatcaaattccagtttatatgccacaaaaatctcaattgtccaaaaataaagggattatatgtcacgtatcccgttaaatacaaacaattagaaattcaggataatatgttttcaagttattgttcaagtaaagagcttttccaagttatacaagaactcaaatagaacatgggtgatacttctgttccacccaaattcataaaataaagaacgaaaacaattattgaaatataaatcaaaacatgaattaaaatagaaaaataatattatcgatccatacaatagacagagctcataACCTTAATAATGGagaattagttgctcatggaatatgaaatgtaaatttgtatggaataatgttgtggaatgttGTGCTGGAACCACCCTGTTAagatcccttttataactaatcctaataattttaaaaatcaaatttctaaaaattaaaattaaaataatatcttttcctaaaataagatttgaatttaaattagaattaattaacaagtcttcagctgatgggtggggaccacttgatttgtccattctgcagcttttaatctgtgttttctgggctaagaactgggttaaaacagctcagaaattgcccccagcgttttctgtcaattctgcagatcgctcatgtgacgcgtccgcgtcgtccacgcgttcgcgtcatttgtgtagATTCCAGTCCACGCTTTCGTGTCaggcacgtgatcgcgtcattgtgatttcctccattccgcgcggtcgcgtgagccatgcatccgcgtcgatattcgctggtcatctcattggcttcttctctttctctgcagaaacttcatcaaatccatccgaatgctacctaaattaaataaaattgcacaaaactcaaaatagcatccataatggctaaaatataattaatttttaattaaactcaataaattagatgcaaattcactaggaaaagataggaaagatgctcacgcatcagtaatGCATTGAGATCTATTTAGTTATTATAATCGAACTTGACTTTTATGTCTTAAAGAAAAGTGTAattctttttaatatatttttatattagctAATTGTCTCTCTCTTTTTGGACAGCGATGTATGAAAAGCTTTTCACTTTTGAGGGTGAAATTGGTGGTGGCAGGTTATTTCTTTCTTTGGTCTTGCCAAACCTACTTTATATAATTAGATACAATTTTAGTTGTACTCTGATTTTTTTTGTTACTCACTAGTTATCATTATCTCCATAAAATCTAAATATCCTTTCCTAGaatactattttatttattaatcctCTAATACCTTTTTCCGTCACACTCACTTCCAACCATCTCTATTTCCATGATATGAGAAATAATTGATTTTTCAGTCTCAATGAAGGACTTAAGAACTGATCTAATGCGTGACCAATTACCATGTTTATTTATCTCATTTTGGATGCTATATATGAATTGTaatttgtagtttttttttttggctttGTAGTTTCTTTTTTGGCTTTCTTTTTTGTAGTTTCCTTTTTGGTTTTCTTGAATCTATCCAGAGAATCTAAGGGCCTTAGCAAAATATTATGAATTTTTACAGCAACAGGATAGCTTATCTTTTGGAGAAGGTAATTAAATTTTCTGCCTTGCCTCTTCTttaagcaaacaaaacaaaataggtACTGCCTTGCCTCTTCTCACAttgctatttattatttattgctACTTCCACTTTGCACATTGCTAGATGACAATACCAAGCAGAAGCATTCAACAAAAGCAACAATATGTCTGCACCTCTTTCTCCCCCGACAGGTTTGGATTTAAACCAGCCATTACCTTATGTTAGAAATATATAGAACTATTCATAATTTCTACTTATAagtctaaattataaaaaaagatgATTTATGAAATCTTCACTTATTATTACCTTATGTTAGAAATGTATTGAAAGGATTTGAGGGGATTCTTGTCTTCCTCAAAGAACACTGCACTGTACAGAGTTTCTTCTATTtagcttttcttttaaattttgttttaaaatagtcaatgttattatttttaaaaaactatCTCAAGAGGCAATATTTATGGAAACAATAAATGAATTTGAAGCTtggttcatttttttttctttttaagtgTCGGTAACCTTTTACAAACAGGTTATTTTCATCTTGTATTGACTATTGTACTGTGATATTTGAAGATAAGGTTGATAAGCAAAGAGCTTTGCTACCCAGCAAAAagtaatttaatattaaatttgatgaaTGGATGTAATGCAATATTATTCGTTGGGTGTAAATGATGCCATACTACCACTTCATTAGATTTTTCGTACTATTATTTTGCTTTTTAtaataaaaagcatatttttataaGCAAGAGTAGTTCAAACTTCTGGTATGAACCAAAAGAATAAGTGTTTCTATGAGATAACAATCATGTTTTGTGGTTTCCTCATTTCCTGTAGTATAGGTTCAAATGTGGTATTGATTTTGTAATTTGTCTTTGAATATATCTCATCTGCAGATGAATTCTGGTCTAGTACTAATAGTAGTGAATAAACCATTTTCTTGCGGCTAATTTATCAACGAAGGGCTATTCAGATCTCCTTGCAGAGCATCCTTCGGGGATTTATTTTGGTTGGGCTGGATTATCATCCAGAGGTGTTTTTAAAATGGTCATGAGCATTGGTTGGAATCCATATTTTGACAACAAAGAAAAGACTATAGTAAGTGTTCTGATCATTCATCTGTAGTAAAAGAATTATTTGCCTCATAAGTTTCTTGATGATACCTTTCTATCAACACAGGAGCCTTGGATACTTCACAAGTTTGATGAGGATTTCTATGGGAAAGAACTTTGGCTCATTATAGTTGGTTACATTCGTCCCGAGGTATTAGCTGAATGAGTATTTCTTGTGTTACTTGTGTTGCATATACTTTTTAAGCTTCACTAAAACCTGGCATTGTGTGCATATATATAGGCCAATTTTCCATCCCTTGAAAGCTTAATAGCTAAGATTCATGAAGACGGTGAAATTGCTGAGAAGGCTCTTGAACTTCCCTTGTGCTGGGATGATGATCATGCTTTTATCGAATTAACACTATAATTGAGAATGCGTTATTAATGAATTTTTCCAAAAGAATATCTTAAGTGGtgttttcttctttcttgatATCACTTAAGCAAAGTTTTAATCTTGTGTCATTAAATCATGTATGTTTATGTAGGGGCCTGCTCAAGATGAAGTCATTGTTGAAGGAATTAATATGCTTGTCCAGACACTTTTTGAAACCCGCTTGCCGATAGTGATCGGAGGTTCATATGCATTCATGGTCCCATCATGTCCATCATTCATGATCCATCTCTGACAATGATACAAGACCCTGAATTAGTTAGTGTTATTTTCTTTAAGAATTCTATTTTGTTGTCTGCTCTCAACTTTGTCATAGTTAATGTTCTTAACAGAACCAAAACTTAGTTAGTTGATTGATAGGAAAACTTCCAAGTAATTGCTTTTCCATTTTTTTGTAGAGATTTTTTAGCGCAATGAGAGCAGTCCAAGGTGCACTAATAGTAGCATCAAGCATACAAAAGTAGGCATATAATTGGTTTTGGACTATTTAACAGAGGGTTCCTTGTGGTACATATAACACCAACCCCATTTATTGCATTATTAATAGTGAAATTCACAATTATTTTCTCATCACTAATATGGTTTAGTATACTATTATGAATCTGATAATGTATACCCAAGATAGTCAATTTCTTAATAGTGAAATTTACAATTTAATAAATATCTATATCAATGTTAATACTTTGCAGTGAAATAAAAGAGTCTTTTGGAATTTCATAAATCAAATACCCCGTTGGATAATTGTGATTAGACTTCATAAAATGTTCACGGTGATTATATTAGGCaaagtttgatttaattttcctttctcttttgttAATTTCATCTTGGATACGTTTAAATTTTAATGAGAACTAGAAAATAAATAGTATTATTGTTTGCACAATTTTTTTAGTATAACTAGTGCAGCAATCTCTTTATGTTCCTCTTTCAATTAAACACAAGTACAAAGTCTCTTTATGTTCCTCTTTCAATTAAACACTATTAAAATATCAgtaaatattttaattctcctggTTATGCTCCCCAGGTTGGTGAATTAATTCTCccgaattttttctttttattgttagATTCTCATGTAAGTAGAATAGCAGATTCACTGTGTTTGATATCCTTCTGATTAGGATAATATTTTGGTACCGGTAGCATGTTGTAAACCAAAATATGTGATGGATGTAACTTAAGCTTTCTTTTCATTTCAAGCTATTCGGTCTCTGTTTATGATCTAGTTAGAGACAATTTCTTCAAAAAATCAATTATGGGATTTGTTGCATTGTTTTACTATAAAGCTTTTGACACCTGACATATGTTGATATTCTAGGTAGAGGAAGGTGAAGAGGATGATGAAATTAAGGATCTTTTCAAGGTaggtaagaaaaagaagaagaatgagagaagTCCTGTAGAAATAGCTTTATTAGTTGAGAACGTCATGGCTGAGCTTGAGGTCACAGCTGAAGAGGATGCTGAACTTAATAGACAGGGGAAGCCTGCCATTAATAAACTAAAGAAGTTGGATCTTCTAACAGAAGTCCTCTCGAAGTAAGCTGTTGATTTTTTGTCATATTAACTATGCTCTGGTGTTTCCTTAATATTCTATTTTACTTATGCATATATTCTTTGGTAAATTTCCACCAACTATTTGTCTATTTTGCAGGAAATAGCTCTAACATTTTTGGACCATGGAGTACTAACTTTGTTAAAGAATTGGCTTGAGCCACTTCCTGATGGAAGCTTGCCAAATATTAACATACGCACAGCAATTTTGACTATTTTAAATGTTGTACCGAGTTTTCaccattataaatattttttttattcaattgcCCTTCTCCAGCATTATTTAGCTCCTGATTAATTGGACATGCTTTGCAGTTTCCTATTGACCTAGAGCAGTATGATAGAAGAGAACAGCTGAAGAAGAGTGGTCTTGGGAAGGTTGTGCTTCAGTTCATCATGTGGCTAGATGCTCTATTTTTTAGCATTTAAAATAACAGCCTTCTTTTCCCTCATTTCCCTCCCCCTTTCCTTCTCTTCCCTggggcaaaagaaaaaaaaaagaaaagagagcatCAATATGTAGCTTGTTATTCGGAGTCATAACATAAGTGTGATCTATATTGTCTTGACAGGTGATCATGTTCCTATCGAAGTCCGACGAAGAAATCAATGTAAATAGAAAACTAGCTAAGAAACTGGTTGACAAATGGGTAAGTAATCTGTGAAACTCTTGCTTCAGCATGTATTATTTATCTTTCCTTAAAAATTGTACTGATTCTTGAAGACATTATAATGgtatgcattttctttttttacAAACTATCCATTTTCATCCAGGAGTATTTTTCTTTTTGGGGGACAGATACTTAAAAAAGCACATCATTTTTGCTTTGTAATTGCAGAGCCGACCCATATTTAATAAGAGTACACGGTTTAAGGACATGAGAAATGCTGAGGACGATAGGATTCCTTTCAGGAGGCCAACTGTTAATAAGTGCTCAACCATTCTGATTTAAATTGCTTGTCTTGAGCAATATTTGTTTTATGTATTGCAATATGCTGAATTTCTATAATGCTGAATTTCTACCTGCCGGCAAATAAAGCAGCAGGGATGAAATCTAGAGATGGTGATCTTGATTTAGAATTTTCACAGTAAGTCTTGGGAATTAAGATATTACTAGTGGAGCAGTGTGAACTAAGTTGTCACTGATTTGTGTTATAGATGCTAATTGTTCTGAATGTATAATGCAGGCCTAGATCTAGACAGTCTTCTTCAAGGCAACATGCATCAAGGCCAGAAGCAACACCTTTGGATTTTGTGATCCGTCCCCAGTCTAAAATTGATCCAGAAAAAGTTAGAGCGCGAGCAAAAGCTGCTGCACAAGATCTGCAGAGAATGAAGGTTTAAATACAACACTTATTAGATGGTGTAAATacattattatatattaatatagtTTAGGAAATTGTATAGTAGATTTGACTGATTAGTGTTTATTGCAATGCTTGTATTTTGGTAAGTTTAGTAAGATAAGGTTTTGTATaggagttattacttttgattttcaataataaaaaatcatatattatattaatattttgtttatgagttatataatatttcatttatagattatgattttttgctattgtgacattttaatcacaaaattatttatttaacgcgataaaaatgacggtaaaaattattttttttaaacgataaaaaatgtcACTGTCAGGGTAAAACGGTAGTTCAAAAATgtcattttaaccaaccaaaacgctCCTGTCAGGGTAAAAATAGCGGTTCaaaaatgccgttttaaccaaccaaaatgccactctatcagggtaataatggcggttcaaactgcCGTTTTAACCTATTAAAAAACTACCATTTTAACCCTGGAAATAATGGcgttttgaaccgccgttttaaccaaccaaaatgtcactctgtcagggtaataatggcggttcaaactgccattttaacctatccaaaaaccgccattttaatcCTGGAAATAACGacggtttgaaccgccgttttaacctattcaaaaaaccgccgttttaacccaggaaattgtggcggttttcagaaaactgccgtaataaccagaatggcgcccagaattacgTCGCTTCACGAAACCGCCATTATTGGTTATAACCGCCGTAATTCCCATAAAAACCCGCCATTTTTACCAGAATTTTTTGTAGTGCTTAACCTCTAGGCTTCAAACTTCATAATTCattcctcaattcttcaatctTCCAATTAGATCAAGCCCACGAAATCCATCTCAATTTAATCTtgaatttaatgtaatttgatttttatttgaaatgTAATTTAGATAGATTATAAATAGAGGATCAATCTGAGAGCAAAGGGAATTTTGAACACTCTCTCACTCTCATATTTCTTCCTCCACTCTTCTCCTCTTCTTACTTTTCACATTTTGTAAGCCATGAGTGTCtaattctcttcttcattgggaaAGGAGCTCTATTGAATTTAATAGATCAATTGTGATTTACTATTCATCTTCAATTCATCTTTCACTTGCTTCTTTAGAAAGATTCTTCGTTTTTCATTTCAAGGATTCAAAATCTATTGAGAGATAGTTTGAATCTTACTTGAATTCTGTGAAAATCTGAGAGAGGAATCATAGAATTAAGCTTGAATATCTTTCTTCCAATTTGGTGAATTTGGGTTTGGGATTGATATGTGACATGTAATCAACCCATAACTTGATTCATGAAATTGTGTGACTCTAAATCAGAGaccaatcttcatctcttctcatgagcaattagatcaagacattggcaattgatcaagttaaAAGAGATTGAATTATCAAGACATTGGAATTTAATCACTTAcgatttgccaagagatcaatgatttGCATGATCGAAGAGAAGATGAAAATCTATTTGAAacagagaattcaatatctctatACCTCAATGATCTTTCCTTATTCTCTTACCCCCTTTCTTTGTTAATTTCTTCCAATTTAATGCTCATTTGCATTGCTTTCTTTAcattattgcaatttactttcttgcactttactttcatgcactttactttcttgtactttactttttAATCAattacattcttgcaatttaaggtcttacaatttaagtttccaATACTTTACTTTCCCGTTCTTTACTTTCTagtcactttattgctttcttttaattcaagTCATTTAAGTTCGAGTTTATAATTTTTCTTATCACTTCCATATGAATTGATTGACTAGAATACCCAATCAAGAATTGCTTGCTTAATTCCTTAATCCTAGTGGGATCGATACCCACTCACCgtgagtttattacttggtacgacccggtacacttgccggtagtATTGCGAGATTGTAAAAATCCCGTATCACTTAGACCTTTCCGGATATTCCCCCAATGCTATTGATAAATGAATATGAATATGAGTATGAGCTTGGGGATGTgcacactgataaacccatatttcatgagttcttttgtgcttaattagagtgatttattcaactcttcacctacttattcacattaattgcatggttttactttcccttccttattatgtcatgttgtgaaaaacatgtttcctaagctttaaaaattaattattttaattacctttatttccattcgatgccgtgattagtgtgttgagtagtttcagattttctaaggcagaatgacttaaaggatgaaaaaggaaacatactaaaatggaaggagaaagcaaaatagAGCTTTAAagaactggtatccacgcgatcacatggatgacgcgatcgcgtgccaagcacgaattagcagcgacgcggccgcatgactgacgcgaccgcgtggcaaggaaaagctctgaatgacgcgaccgcgtgacccacgcggacgcgtgacagaggccacgcaccagaaattacagaatacgcccccagcaaattctgaagccctttttggcccagatccaagtacagacagcatagaccagaggttataaagtgtggaaatgcttccattcaaagagaataatgagaatttttaactaaacctgcatacaatatatgaatgatatatgatgcctGAGTTAgaaaacacacagcctgtgagtcttgagcttaaattgtatggttgcattcaaaccataatttcatttctgtgtgttacatttctttttattctgatgttctttcctttgctttaatccatatgtccaattatagaatatagaatagatacataccaagagaatgattgaggccatcatttgattttagctcactcaccccaaattagcctaccttttacatcacccttgttaaccccccttgagcctttaaatccccttttattctatttagtcacactactagccttaagcagaaaaacaaaataaaatcccaagtgaatccttggttagcttaagatagaaaaaaattatgaatagagtaaaatgtgggaaaccttttgggaacatgagtgatagaaacaaaagggtaggaaagttaaaaaaaaaaagagaaataaaaataaatttgggaagcatactcatgagaaaatcaaagtgattcaattaccatgtgcataaaaaaaaagagagttatttttcagtatttaataaaagGGAATgcaaaaagaaattccccaaaatgcaaaataaaaacaatgcacatgNNNNNNNNNNNggaatgtgcatcaaggtcagaccaatcaaggatggatggaaccaagaggatctaatcaacccttctggcagcaacaccctccaagatatcctagacagagaccattctaccgtgcatacccagctgaaagacatggtggacaaccttgtaattaccaacaagccccaccccgtgcgtatgaaccatcctttcaacataacctcgaaccaccacactcacaagcttttcttcaccattcgccatcatatgatccttctttaccccaataccaatccaatcgttcccaatcatcaccactttcctttgtatcatgtccaagtctggcaaaccgcgaagcaaaggatcacctaaaggaaacagtaattaaatttcaaacaaccattcaacaactggagcaagcactaattcaatgggccactaggcgctcaaatatacaaggatcaaccacaactccatgtggacagcccgataaagagcatagcatgaaagaaatattagagactccagtggacaagacagagaatgaatttgtactagaacaagtggaagaagctgtcattgttcaagaa from Arachis ipaensis cultivar K30076 chromosome B02, Araip1.1, whole genome shotgun sequence harbors:
- the LOC107627138 gene encoding protein IWS1 homolog 1-like; this translates as MVMSIGWNPYFDNKEKTIEPWILHKFDEDFYGKELWLIIVGYIRPEGPAQDEVIVEGINMLVQTLFETRLPIVIGGSYAFMVEEGEEDDEIKDLFKVEVGSSNRSPLEEIALTFLDHGVLTLLKNWLEPLPDGSLPNINIRTAILTILNVFPIDLEQYDRREQLKKSGLGKVIMFLSKSDEEINVNRKLAKKLVDKWSRPIFNKSTRFKDMRNAEDDRIPFRRPTVNKCSTILI